One segment of Pseudomonadota bacterium DNA contains the following:
- the mrdA gene encoding penicillin-binding protein 2, with protein MEGATQAPIIERDKKLDNFTKEDKSAINSKYKWCRRLLVFTVIILCIRLWDLQIMKGNEMRKLSEQNRIRVKKVIAPRGIMYDKNGKILADTRPSFNMYVTPEDIKDFNQTIDGLAKLLDLDREEIINKLKAASGFPPSFPVKIKPDISMDEVAKVEANRVYLPGVSIQIEPKRNYPYGKMMAHMLGYVSEISDEEIKAKEFKSYSLGDFIGRYGLERAYESQLRGVDGEKRVEVDAMGREVRTLEIKDSTPGNSLYLNINLEIQTAVEKAYDGKKGGCIAVEPKTGAVVALLSRPAFDPNKFAGGISKEDWKAIITDKTHPLQNRVTQGRYPPGSTFKIVSALKALDEGIINERTSFTCRGGFPFGKRVFKCWKKGGHGTVAVHRGIVESCDIFFYNVGLKLGVDRIHEMADAIGLGKTTGIDLPGEKNGLVPSSEWKKKTYGEQWYEGETVSVSIGQGAVWLTPVQLLQLSAFVANDGVTFKPQIVNRIVSPEGKTLKTFEPVMNSNAKLKKETVRIVKEGMWGVVNEPSGTAHGSRLQTVSMSGKTGTAQSVGEKGKNLGDHAWFIAYAPAEEPAIAISVLVEYGGHGASIAAPIAKLITENLYKPKVEIKEARAYENR; from the coding sequence GTGGAGGGGGCGACGCAAGCTCCTATAATAGAAAGGGACAAAAAACTGGACAATTTTACTAAAGAAGATAAATCAGCAATTAACAGCAAGTATAAATGGTGCAGGCGATTACTCGTATTTACGGTAATCATACTCTGCATCAGGCTCTGGGATCTTCAAATCATGAAGGGAAATGAGATGCGAAAACTCTCGGAGCAAAATCGCATAAGGGTTAAAAAGGTCATAGCTCCAAGGGGGATCATGTATGACAAAAATGGAAAGATTTTAGCTGATACAAGACCTTCCTTTAACATGTATGTAACCCCTGAAGACATAAAGGACTTTAATCAGACAATCGATGGGCTTGCAAAGCTGCTTGATCTCGACCGTGAAGAGATAATAAACAAATTGAAAGCGGCAAGCGGATTTCCCCCCTCATTTCCTGTGAAAATCAAACCTGATATTTCTATGGACGAGGTGGCAAAAGTAGAGGCAAACCGGGTGTATCTTCCCGGTGTGAGCATCCAGATTGAACCAAAAAGGAACTATCCCTACGGCAAAATGATGGCCCACATGCTTGGTTATGTTTCAGAGATTAGCGATGAAGAAATAAAAGCAAAGGAATTCAAAAGTTATTCTCTTGGTGATTTTATCGGCAGATATGGGCTTGAAAGAGCATATGAATCACAACTACGTGGGGTAGACGGTGAAAAAAGGGTCGAAGTTGATGCCATGGGGAGAGAGGTAAGAACCCTCGAAATTAAAGACTCCACTCCAGGGAACAGTTTATATTTAAATATTAACCTTGAGATACAAACAGCCGTTGAAAAGGCCTATGATGGTAAAAAGGGTGGTTGTATTGCTGTTGAACCAAAGACCGGCGCTGTAGTTGCCCTTTTAAGTCGACCGGCCTTTGATCCGAACAAATTTGCCGGTGGAATTTCAAAAGAAGACTGGAAGGCAATTATTACGGACAAAACGCATCCCCTTCAAAACAGGGTGACACAGGGCAGATATCCTCCCGGATCAACCTTTAAAATAGTCTCAGCATTAAAGGCACTGGATGAAGGGATTATTAATGAGAGGACAAGTTTCACCTGCCGTGGCGGATTTCCATTCGGTAAAAGGGTATTCAAGTGCTGGAAAAAGGGAGGTCATGGGACTGTTGCGGTGCATCGAGGTATCGTTGAGTCCTGTGACATCTTTTTTTATAATGTCGGGTTGAAGCTTGGCGTCGACAGAATACACGAGATGGCTGATGCAATCGGTCTTGGAAAGACAACGGGCATTGATTTGCCCGGCGAGAAGAACGGTCTTGTGCCTTCCTCTGAATGGAAGAAAAAGACATACGGTGAACAATGGTATGAGGGTGAAACCGTATCCGTTTCAATTGGTCAGGGCGCTGTCTGGCTCACCCCGGTACAACTTCTTCAATTATCTGCTTTCGTTGCCAATGATGGTGTCACATTTAAACCGCAGATAGTAAACAGGATAGTTTCACCAGAGGGGAAAACCTTAAAAACCTTTGAGCCGGTTATGAATTCTAATGCAAAACTCAAAAAGGAAACAGTAAGGATTGTGAAAGAAGGGATGTGGGGTGTTGTTAACGAACCCAGTGGCACAGCTCATGGCTCGCGCCTTCAAACCGTCAGCATGAGCGGTAAAACGGGTACTGCACAATCTGTTGGAGAAAAAGGGAAAAACCTGGGTGACCATGCCTGGTTCATTGCCTATGCACCAGCAGAGGAACCTGCCATTGCCATATCGGTACTCGTCGAGTATGGTGGCCATGGCGCCAGCATTGCAGCCCCCATAGCAAAATTAATTACAGAAAATCTTTACAAACCAAAGGTTGAAATAAAAGAGGCAAGAGCTTATGAAAATAGATAA
- the rsmA gene encoding 16S rRNA (adenine(1518)-N(6)/adenine(1519)-N(6))-dimethyltransferase RsmA, producing MLKKSLSQHLIKDKHMLNKIVRLSGINKDDVVVEIGPGQGDLTHCLAEKAGFVHAVEIDRSFKKYLDEVEKTHKNVEIIFEDFLNISLSQFKTNNKIKIIGNIPYKITGPILFKAIAERAVIESAHLTVQREIAERVVSKPHKRTYGALSVNLQLLSEAKLLFILKPTVFIPPPKVDSAFLSITFKEDERVVDEKLIEFVKLCFQHKRKYMKNALMKKYGADMIDALYHFMGFALSIRAEEIEPPGFKKMYLFLKEAGRKLTF from the coding sequence ATGCTCAAAAAAAGTCTCTCCCAGCATCTGATTAAAGACAAACATATGCTCAATAAAATAGTGCGTCTATCCGGTATCAACAAAGACGATGTTGTTGTTGAGATTGGACCTGGACAGGGTGATCTCACGCATTGTCTTGCAGAAAAAGCAGGGTTTGTACACGCGGTAGAAATTGACAGGTCATTCAAAAAATACCTCGATGAAGTTGAAAAAACACACAAGAATGTTGAAATCATCTTTGAAGATTTTCTCAACATATCTCTTTCCCAGTTCAAAACCAATAATAAAATCAAAATAATAGGGAATATCCCATACAAGATTACCGGTCCTATACTTTTCAAAGCAATAGCAGAAAGGGCGGTAATAGAAAGCGCCCATCTGACTGTCCAGAGAGAGATAGCAGAACGGGTTGTCAGTAAACCCCATAAGCGTACCTACGGGGCATTATCGGTAAATCTACAGCTTCTTTCTGAAGCAAAGCTGCTTTTCATTTTAAAACCAACAGTTTTTATACCGCCGCCAAAAGTAGACAGTGCTTTTCTCTCAATAACTTTTAAAGAAGATGAAAGGGTAGTGGATGAAAAGCTGATAGAATTTGTGAAATTGTGTTTTCAGCATAAGCGCAAATATATGAAAAACGCCCTTATGAAGAAATACGGCGCAGATATGATAGATGCCCTCTATCATTTCATGGGTTTTGCCCTGTCCATTCGTGCTGAAGAAATAGAACCACCCGGGTTTAAAAAAATGTACTTATTTTTAAAAGAAGCGGGGAGGAAGCTTACTTTTTGA
- the mreC gene encoding rod shape-determining protein MreC → MKKTVVIIIAGIILILSFLVFTNIPLFFKGYSKVKTSVGEVTGPTLKLMSKPTQLVRYMLDSYINLVGVKKENFELKKKLDTLQVENQKIAELDKENKRLKAILQLTEQHPNTMIAARVIGEDVKNWFKCIIIDKGRDHGIREKMPVVTPKGVVGQVVEINKWHSKVMIINDTNSSVDVYIEGKNTRGVLEGTGQTTLKLKYIPKNDEIAIGDKLITSGKDSIYPRGLPTGIIITINRNKAGIFADVDVMPFNNYKRLDEVLIVKKK, encoded by the coding sequence TTGAAAAAGACCGTAGTTATTATCATCGCTGGCATAATTCTTATATTATCTTTTCTTGTTTTTACAAATATTCCATTATTTTTTAAGGGCTACTCAAAAGTTAAAACCAGCGTCGGTGAAGTAACGGGCCCTACCCTGAAACTCATGAGCAAACCCACACAACTCGTACGATACATGCTTGACTCATACATAAATTTAGTTGGGGTCAAGAAAGAAAACTTCGAGCTAAAAAAAAAGCTTGATACCCTCCAAGTAGAAAATCAGAAGATAGCAGAATTAGATAAAGAAAACAAAAGATTAAAAGCAATTTTACAACTTACGGAGCAACACCCCAACACCATGATAGCTGCGAGAGTTATTGGCGAAGATGTAAAAAACTGGTTTAAATGCATCATTATCGATAAAGGAAGAGATCACGGCATAAGAGAAAAGATGCCTGTTGTTACGCCAAAAGGTGTAGTAGGCCAGGTAGTGGAAATAAACAAGTGGCACTCGAAGGTAATGATAATAAATGATACCAACTCTTCGGTAGATGTTTACATAGAAGGTAAAAACACAAGGGGTGTACTCGAAGGGACAGGACAGACTACGCTCAAATTAAAATATATACCGAAAAATGATGAAATCGCTATTGGTGATAAATTAATCACATCAGGCAAAGACAGCATCTACCCCAGGGGTCTTCCAACAGGCATAATCATCACAATAAACAGGAACAAAGCCGGGATTTTTGCTGATGTAGATGTGATGCCTTTTAACAACTATAAAAGATTAGATGAAGTTCTCATAGTAAAGAAAAAATGA
- a CDS encoding SurA N-terminal domain-containing protein, with protein sequence MLRFMRKYATGYLVKALFGIIIVVFIFWGAGSFRGGEKVVAKIGPYEVSIIEYQESYNRLLNFYRMLYKDRLDETVLNQLKIKEKAMDELVDKYVLLLKAKEVGLNVSDREFSEYIANIDAFKSDGKFSQNVYAEVLKRNNIDPKKFEGSEKSRLLTSKLINVLNDNSVFVNENGAWTSYTEEKGKINLSYAQFDPAAFKDKVTVNDKELEDMYEKEKDRHKSENTYRLKYIVIDEKSSVKDDAAYVDLLKAKDIAEYAKQKGLEVADVGAMKESELIKKFKGLKIDEWLKGLKKGDISLPVRDGARSYIFQLVDAEAGKPLDKNVVIKEIKERVVKEKTKLIAKAEAEAGISNKNVNTKNDTGLIPRNSTSIPKIGVLPPEYTGVLALTKNNRLYEKPVDISGIYYVFVYKDEKQPDKEEWEKDKKSYIQYVSLKKREEYYKGLIEDLKKQQKIEIHWKEI encoded by the coding sequence ATGTTAAGATTCATGAGAAAGTATGCAACCGGTTATCTGGTTAAAGCCTTGTTTGGCATAATCATTGTGGTATTTATTTTCTGGGGCGCAGGCTCTTTCAGAGGCGGAGAAAAGGTTGTAGCAAAAATAGGCCCGTATGAGGTTTCAATCATTGAATACCAGGAATCGTATAACAGACTGCTTAATTTTTATAGAATGCTTTATAAGGACAGGCTCGATGAAACTGTCCTCAATCAGCTCAAGATAAAAGAAAAGGCCATGGATGAGCTCGTTGACAAATATGTATTACTTCTCAAGGCGAAAGAAGTGGGTCTGAATGTTTCTGATAGAGAATTTTCTGAATATATTGCAAATATCGATGCCTTTAAAAGTGACGGTAAATTCAGTCAGAATGTTTATGCGGAAGTTTTAAAAAGAAATAATATTGACCCTAAGAAATTTGAAGGATCAGAAAAATCGAGGCTGCTTACTTCAAAGCTGATTAATGTTCTTAACGACAATAGTGTGTTCGTAAATGAGAATGGCGCATGGACAAGCTATACCGAAGAGAAAGGGAAAATAAACCTTTCGTATGCCCAGTTTGACCCCGCTGCATTTAAAGACAAAGTAACCGTTAACGACAAGGAACTCGAAGATATGTATGAAAAGGAAAAGGACAGGCACAAAAGTGAAAACACTTACAGATTGAAATATATAGTGATAGATGAAAAGAGCTCTGTAAAGGATGATGCAGCCTATGTAGACCTGTTGAAGGCTAAAGATATTGCTGAATATGCAAAACAAAAAGGCCTTGAAGTGGCTGATGTCGGGGCGATGAAAGAAAGCGAGCTTATCAAAAAATTTAAGGGATTAAAGATAGACGAATGGCTCAAAGGGCTGAAGAAAGGGGACATTTCCCTTCCGGTCAGGGACGGCGCACGTTCGTATATATTCCAGTTGGTGGATGCAGAGGCAGGGAAACCGCTCGATAAAAATGTTGTTATAAAGGAAATCAAAGAGCGGGTCGTGAAAGAAAAGACAAAACTTATTGCAAAGGCAGAAGCAGAAGCTGGAATAAGTAATAAAAATGTGAATACAAAAAACGATACAGGGTTAATACCAAGAAACTCTACTTCCATTCCAAAGATAGGTGTATTGCCTCCTGAATATACAGGTGTTTTGGCGCTGACAAAAAACAATAGATTATACGAAAAGCCGGTTGATATTTCCGGGATATACTATGTTTTTGTGTATAAAGATGAAAAACAACCCGATAAAGAAGAATGGGAAAAGGACAAAAAGAGTTACATTCAATATGTTTCATTAAAGAAAAGAGAAGAGTACTATAAAGGCCTGATTGAAGACCTCAAAAAGCAACAAAAAATCGAGATACACTGGAAAGAAATATGA
- the rodA gene encoding rod shape-determining protein RodA gives MKIDKRRLYHLDWYLIINGLAIFAIGIFNLISATSSFYSGSYNFIMKQFIAFGIGLVLIVVIIQYDYKVIAEHSKWFYAAGLFFIVLVLGIGMAAGGAKRWINIFGISIQPSEFMKPILVLFLANMLYQRKRENIPLGLRDIGLPMLYIIIPFILIVKQPDLGTGIIVVLVSLSILWLVGLKKSTYAVLMSFGAIIPFVAWSYLLKPYQKMRVLSFINIDADPSGFGYHAKQAMIAVGSGKLIGKGYMSGTQHKLQFIPEHHTDFIFTVIGEEWGFIGSIILFLLFVSFIYRCLKIAQEAHDELGSIIAFGLASIIYLQFTINVMMAIHLAPVVGIPLPFISYGGSSLVSILASVGLLLNISMRRYMF, from the coding sequence ATGAAAATAGATAAAAGAAGATTATACCATTTAGACTGGTATCTCATTATTAACGGATTAGCCATATTTGCCATTGGCATATTCAACCTCATCAGCGCAACCAGTTCTTTTTACAGCGGATCGTACAATTTCATAATGAAACAATTTATAGCCTTTGGAATAGGATTGGTCCTCATTGTAGTTATTATCCAGTACGATTATAAAGTAATAGCGGAGCATTCCAAGTGGTTTTACGCAGCGGGATTGTTTTTTATTGTCCTTGTCCTTGGAATAGGAATGGCAGCGGGTGGAGCGAAACGGTGGATCAATATTTTTGGTATAAGCATTCAACCGTCAGAATTTATGAAACCTATACTCGTCCTTTTTCTTGCTAACATGCTTTATCAAAGGAAAAGGGAAAATATCCCACTCGGTTTGAGGGATATTGGTCTGCCAATGCTTTATATTATAATCCCCTTTATACTTATCGTTAAACAACCCGACCTTGGCACAGGCATAATTGTTGTGCTGGTAAGTCTTTCTATTCTATGGCTTGTAGGTTTGAAAAAATCCACTTATGCTGTGCTTATGAGTTTTGGTGCAATCATCCCCTTCGTTGCCTGGAGTTACCTTCTGAAACCTTACCAGAAAATGAGGGTATTGAGTTTTATAAATATCGATGCTGACCCCTCAGGCTTCGGATATCATGCAAAACAGGCAATGATAGCTGTAGGATCAGGGAAATTAATCGGTAAAGGGTATATGTCTGGAACTCAGCACAAACTCCAGTTTATCCCTGAACACCACACTGATTTTATATTCACTGTAATAGGAGAAGAATGGGGATTTATCGGTTCAATAATCCTTTTTCTACTTTTTGTATCTTTTATTTACCGATGTCTCAAGATAGCTCAGGAAGCACATGATGAGCTTGGGTCTATTATTGCTTTTGGGCTTGCGTCAATCATTTATCTACAGTTTACGATCAATGTTATGATGGCGATACACCTTGCTCCTGTAGTCGGGATACCCTTACCATTTATCAGTTACGGGGGTTCATCTCTCGTTTCAATCCTTGCTTCTGTTGGGCTCCTGTTAAACATCAGCATGAGAAGATATATGTTTTAG
- the tsaD gene encoding tRNA (adenosine(37)-N6)-threonylcarbamoyltransferase complex transferase subunit TsaD yields the protein MITLGIDTSCDDTSISVLEDDKKIRSNIVSSQVDFHRFFGGIVPEIASRKHVELIDGIYGNVLKEAGVLSQDIDLVSVTNGPGLIGSILAGLCFAKGLAFALEKPLIAVNHIEAHAMSVFLENEVDFPFIALVVSGGHTIILLFEDYCHFKMLGSTRDDAAGEAFDKIAKYLKIGYPGGQIIEDIARKGVKDYVIFPRPMKEEANYDFSFSGLKTSFINYIKKNGFSDVNLAHILSSFQEAICDLLSYKTIKAAKDYGIERIVVGGGVAANGRLREIFSERCTQENLDVLFSSPHFCTDNAAMIAITGYYYFKKGITSSLDVKGYSRMAMT from the coding sequence ATGATTACCCTCGGCATCGATACATCCTGTGATGATACATCAATTTCAGTCCTTGAAGATGATAAAAAGATACGTTCTAATATTGTCTCGAGCCAGGTTGACTTTCACCGTTTCTTCGGTGGCATTGTTCCTGAAATTGCCTCAAGAAAACACGTTGAGCTGATAGACGGAATCTACGGTAATGTCCTGAAAGAAGCCGGAGTTTTATCGCAAGACATTGATTTGGTAAGCGTTACAAACGGTCCGGGTTTAATCGGCTCTATTCTGGCCGGTTTATGTTTTGCCAAGGGTCTTGCATTTGCATTAGAAAAACCCCTGATAGCAGTTAATCATATCGAGGCACATGCGATGAGCGTCTTTCTTGAAAATGAAGTGGATTTCCCTTTCATCGCCCTTGTTGTATCAGGTGGACATACAATTATACTTTTGTTTGAAGACTACTGTCATTTTAAAATGTTAGGGAGCACGAGAGATGATGCGGCAGGTGAAGCCTTTGATAAAATCGCAAAATATCTTAAGATTGGGTACCCTGGCGGGCAAATAATTGAGGATATTGCCCGGAAAGGAGTAAAGGATTATGTAATATTTCCCAGACCCATGAAAGAAGAGGCTAACTACGACTTCAGTTTTAGCGGTTTAAAAACATCCTTTATAAACTATATAAAAAAAAATGGTTTTTCCGATGTCAATTTAGCCCATATTCTATCCTCTTTTCAGGAAGCCATTTGCGATCTCCTTTCATACAAGACAATAAAGGCGGCAAAGGATTATGGGATTGAAAGGATTGTGGTAGGTGGTGGTGTTGCAGCAAACGGCAGGTTGCGGGAAATTTTCTCTGAAAGATGTACTCAAGAGAATCTCGATGTCTTATTTTCTTCTCCACATTTTTGCACAGATAATGCTGCCATGATCGCAATTACAGGGTATTATTATTTTAAAAAGGGAATTACTTCATCGCTGGATGTAAAGGGTTATTCAAGAATGGCAATGACATAG
- a CDS encoding rod shape-determining protein: protein MFESLFGFISKDLAIDLGTANTLVYVKGRGIVSNEPSVVAVHKDSRGTKKVIAVGQEAKQMLGKTPGNIVAIRPLKDGVIADFEITEAMLKYFIQKIHNKKSYARPRIVISVPSGITPVEKRAVKESAESAGAREVYLIEEPMAAAIGVGLPITEPSGNMIVDIGGGTTEVAVISLAGIVYCNSVRVAGDKIDEAIIQYIKRKYNLLIGERTAEMIKINIGSAYPAIDGEELTMEVKGRDLVGGIPKTLEISSNEIREAIAEPVNAIVEAVRIALERTPPELASDIVDKGIVISGGGALLRNLDLLIKEVTRLPVIIAENPLTAVVEGAGKALDEVALLKEIATYF from the coding sequence ATGTTCGAATCTTTATTCGGCTTTATATCGAAAGATTTAGCTATAGACCTTGGAACAGCCAATACCCTTGTATACGTCAAGGGAAGAGGCATTGTATCCAATGAACCATCTGTTGTTGCAGTCCATAAAGATTCAAGGGGCACGAAGAAGGTAATTGCCGTTGGACAAGAAGCAAAACAGATGCTTGGTAAAACCCCTGGGAATATTGTGGCCATCAGACCGTTAAAAGACGGTGTCATAGCCGACTTTGAAATCACTGAGGCAATGCTCAAATATTTTATACAGAAGATTCACAATAAAAAATCCTATGCAAGACCTCGGATCGTTATTTCAGTACCTTCCGGCATCACACCCGTCGAGAAAAGGGCGGTCAAGGAATCTGCAGAATCTGCCGGTGCAAGGGAGGTGTATCTTATTGAGGAGCCAATGGCAGCAGCTATTGGCGTTGGTCTTCCAATTACCGAACCAAGCGGCAACATGATTGTTGATATCGGTGGCGGGACAACTGAGGTGGCAGTAATAAGTCTGGCTGGAATTGTATATTGCAATTCCGTGAGGGTTGCAGGTGATAAGATTGATGAGGCCATCATCCAGTATATTAAAAGAAAATATAATCTGCTCATTGGCGAGAGAACAGCAGAAATGATCAAAATAAATATTGGCTCAGCTTATCCTGCCATCGATGGCGAAGAGCTGACTATGGAAGTAAAAGGACGGGACCTGGTTGGAGGCATACCCAAAACCCTGGAGATTTCTTCAAATGAAATACGGGAAGCAATAGCTGAACCGGTGAATGCAATCGTTGAAGCAGTCAGGATCGCCCTTGAAAGAACACCACCAGAACTTGCATCAGACATTGTTGATAAAGGCATTGTCATCAGTGGAGGCGGTGCGCTGCTGAGAAACCTCGATCTTTTGATCAAAGAGGTTACAAGACTCCCGGTTATCATCGCGGAGAATCCGCTTACTGCGGTTGTAGAAGGTGCCGGAAAAGCACTCGATGAGGTAGCGCTCTTAAAAGAAATAGCAACTTACTTTTGA